The following are from one region of the Prevotella communis genome:
- the folE gene encoding GTP cyclohydrolase I FolE, with product MTLEPEYREGLDELAVHYKRILELLGEDPDREGLQKTPMRVAKAMQVLTRGYEMDAHKVLTDALFKEDYNHMVIVKDIDFFSLCEHHMLPMYGKVHVAYIPNGYITGLSKIARVVDIYSHRLQVQERMTMQIRQCIQETLHPLGVMVVVEAKHMCMQMRGIEKQNSITTTSEFSGAFEQAKTRQEFMNLIHHNNAL from the coding sequence ATGACATTAGAACCCGAATACAGAGAAGGCCTCGACGAATTGGCCGTACACTATAAACGAATTCTGGAACTTCTTGGAGAAGACCCGGATCGTGAAGGTCTGCAGAAGACCCCCATGCGAGTGGCAAAAGCTATGCAAGTGCTGACTCGCGGCTATGAAATGGATGCACACAAAGTGCTCACCGACGCACTTTTCAAGGAAGACTACAATCACATGGTCATTGTCAAGGACATTGACTTCTTCTCGCTCTGCGAGCATCATATGCTGCCTATGTACGGAAAGGTACATGTGGCTTATATCCCCAATGGCTATATCACTGGCCTCTCAAAGATTGCCCGTGTGGTTGATATCTACAGCCACCGACTGCAAGTACAGGAACGCATGACGATGCAGATTCGTCAGTGCATCCAGGAGACTCTCCACCCTCTCGGCGTCATGGTTGTTGTCGAAGCCAAGCACATGTGTATGCAGATGCGTGGCATTGAGAAACAGAACAGCATCACCACAACCAGTGAGTTCAGTGGTGCCTTTGAGCAGGCCAAGACCCGTCAGGAATTCATGAATCTCATTCATCATAACAACGCTTTATAG
- a CDS encoding DUF5686 and carboxypeptidase-like regulatory domain-containing protein, which yields MKGIRLFVLIYTLLLGMAIHAQQSLQITGVITDEETGDSISFASIVYKGHNISTVANVFGQYTIPRQEGWNITVSAVGYKSRIIPVNSKTRRKLNITLKPAKQELAEVTVKSKRNRYSRKDNPAVELMRRVVAAKKKTDLSNNDYYRYNKYEKLTLALNDLTPQQLESPFFAKKPWLLNQVEVNPYTNKLVLPVSVDETVSQKFYRKSPKDEKNIIQGQTSTGINDYFQTGDIINTVVKDVFTNVDLYQDDIRILQRPFTSPMSEKGIGFYRYYIEDTLAIGQDSCIHLAFVPNNMQDMGFRGDLYILKDSTLHLRRCQLSIPKQSNVNFVESLQVLQEYEKLPDGQWVLTTDDMITELQLFDFISAGAIVTRITRYSDYDFSEVPNKIFHGQKKEVTEADAQMRDKAFWDQYRQVELTRSENSMDKFMENIQNMKGFKYVIYGLKTLVENSLETGDPNYVDICPINTLLTRNYVDGWRTRLSAKTTANLNKHFFLSGYYAHGWGSHRNYYDAEMTYSLNAKKYLPHEFPRRTMTIQSSQDICSPNDRFMESDKDNIFVAMKWAETNKMMSYNRQKVSFEYETDWGLKAIISGKTEENEAFGAMNYQTLDKPFVPINSKTGNGEYLRTTEASFYVRYAPGETYINNKLRRRVINLDAPVFSLSHTIGFNGVLGGDYNFHLTEAHIFKRFWLNSWGKFDVDLKGGIEWDQVPYPLLIMPASNASYIIQKNTFSLINTMEFVNDRYVSLMLAWDMNGKILNRIPLAKKLYWREYLGVRMLWGDLSDKNNPEKNPGNPRLMYFPEGTNIMNPNRPYMEMVVGVHNIFKFFRVEYVKRLTYKDLPSAPHWGMRYGVSLTF from the coding sequence ATGAAGGGGATTAGATTATTTGTTCTAATCTACACACTGTTACTGGGCATGGCTATCCATGCCCAGCAATCGTTACAAATCACCGGTGTCATCACTGACGAAGAGACCGGAGATTCAATTTCTTTTGCCAGTATTGTCTATAAGGGGCACAATATCTCCACGGTAGCCAACGTATTCGGCCAGTATACCATTCCCCGTCAGGAAGGCTGGAATATCACGGTAAGTGCCGTAGGCTATAAGTCACGCATCATCCCTGTCAACAGCAAGACGAGGCGCAAGCTGAATATCACACTGAAACCCGCCAAGCAGGAACTGGCCGAAGTAACCGTAAAATCTAAGCGCAACCGGTATAGCCGGAAGGACAATCCGGCCGTGGAACTGATGCGGCGCGTGGTGGCAGCAAAGAAAAAGACCGACCTCAGCAATAATGACTATTATCGTTACAACAAATACGAGAAGCTGACACTGGCTCTCAACGACCTGACGCCCCAGCAACTGGAAAGTCCGTTTTTTGCCAAGAAGCCATGGCTACTCAATCAGGTGGAGGTCAATCCATACACCAACAAGCTGGTGCTCCCTGTCAGCGTAGATGAGACCGTCTCACAGAAATTCTACCGCAAGTCACCGAAAGACGAGAAGAATATCATCCAGGGACAGACGTCAACGGGTATCAATGACTATTTCCAGACGGGCGACATCATCAATACCGTGGTCAAGGATGTATTCACCAACGTAGACCTTTATCAGGATGATATCCGCATCCTTCAGCGCCCGTTCACCTCGCCCATGTCGGAAAAGGGTATCGGCTTCTACCGTTACTATATAGAAGACACACTGGCCATTGGGCAAGACAGTTGTATACACCTGGCCTTCGTTCCCAACAACATGCAGGATATGGGATTCCGCGGTGACCTGTATATCCTGAAGGACTCAACCCTTCACCTGCGTCGCTGTCAGTTGTCCATCCCCAAACAGAGTAATGTCAACTTTGTGGAGAGCCTGCAGGTGCTGCAGGAATACGAGAAGCTGCCCGACGGACAATGGGTACTGACTACTGATGATATGATTACCGAACTGCAACTCTTTGATTTTATCAGTGCCGGTGCTATTGTCACGCGTATCACCCGTTATTCAGACTATGACTTCAGTGAGGTGCCCAACAAGATATTCCACGGACAAAAGAAGGAAGTGACAGAAGCCGATGCACAGATGCGTGACAAGGCATTCTGGGACCAATACCGCCAGGTGGAACTGACACGTAGCGAGAACTCCATGGACAAATTCATGGAGAACATCCAGAACATGAAAGGATTCAAATATGTTATCTACGGACTGAAGACCCTTGTAGAAAATTCCCTGGAGACTGGCGACCCCAACTATGTTGACATCTGTCCCATCAACACCCTACTAACGAGGAACTACGTGGACGGATGGCGCACACGCCTCAGCGCGAAGACCACAGCCAACCTCAACAAGCATTTCTTCCTGTCGGGCTATTACGCTCACGGCTGGGGCAGTCATCGCAATTACTACGATGCAGAGATGACCTATTCGCTCAATGCAAAGAAATACCTGCCACACGAATTCCCCAGACGCACCATGACCATACAGTCGTCACAGGATATCTGTTCACCTAACGACCGTTTCATGGAGTCCGACAAGGACAACATCTTCGTAGCCATGAAATGGGCCGAGACCAATAAGATGATGTCCTATAACCGGCAGAAGGTCAGCTTTGAATATGAGACCGACTGGGGCCTGAAAGCCATCATCAGCGGAAAGACGGAAGAGAACGAGGCCTTCGGGGCCATGAATTACCAGACACTCGACAAGCCCTTTGTTCCCATCAACAGTAAAACCGGCAACGGTGAATATCTGCGTACGACAGAGGCCTCCTTTTACGTGAGGTATGCCCCCGGCGAAACATATATCAACAACAAGCTGCGCAGGCGCGTCATCAACCTGGATGCCCCCGTATTCAGCCTCAGCCATACGATAGGTTTTAACGGTGTCCTGGGAGGCGATTACAACTTCCACCTGACCGAGGCGCATATCTTCAAGCGTTTCTGGCTGAACAGCTGGGGAAAATTTGACGTAGACCTGAAAGGCGGTATCGAATGGGATCAGGTACCCTACCCTCTCCTCATCATGCCGGCCTCCAACGCGTCGTATATCATTCAGAAGAATACATTCAGCCTCATCAATACGATGGAGTTTGTCAACGACCGATATGTATCCCTGATGCTGGCATGGGATATGAACGGAAAGATACTGAACCGCATTCCATTAGCCAAGAAACTCTATTGGCGCGAGTACCTGGGAGTAAGGATGCTTTGGGGTGACCTTTCAGATAAGAATAACCCAGAGAAGAATCCTGGCAATCCCCGTCTGATGTATTTTCCCGAGGGTACCAATATCATGAACCCCAACCGGCCATATATGGAAATGGTGGTTGGAGTCCACAATATCTTCAAGTTCTTCCGAGTGGAATATGTGAAACGCCTGACTTACAAGGACCTGCCTTCAGCACCTCACTGGGGCATGCGCTACGGCGTATCACTCACATTCTGA
- the tpiA gene encoding triose-phosphate isomerase yields the protein MKKAIVNLCRLLLAAVFILSGFVKAVDPLGTLYKMQDYLQAMDLGGWLPDLALLAFAVGLSALEFCLGIFMLFAIRRRLTSRTMVIVLAIMTSLTLWLALTDPISDCGCFGDALVLTNWQTFWKNIILLTAALVVAKWPFGMIRFISKSNQWIVINYSLLFILIISGWSLYDRPQFDFRPYHEGTDLREGWNLMMEGNESPYADFFIEKADNGEDITEQVLNNEGYTFLLIAPWLEKADDSQLDLINQVYEYAEDNDYLFYCLTASGESGISLWRDITGADYPFCQTDGTVLKTMIRSNPGLLLLKDGKVIRKWSHNRLPDEYDLARPLEELELGQAAGNTMGRHIAEVMLWFVLPLLLLSITDRLWMWSKWIRKRKNSNSINKKEVKMRKKIVAGNWKMNMNLQDGIALAKELNETLKAEKPNCGVVICTPFIHLASIAQFLDQNIIGLGAENCADKEKGAFTGEVSAEMVKSTGAQYVILGHSERREYYKETPEILKEKVLLAQKNDLKVIFCIGESLEEREAGKQNEVVKAELEGSVFNLSEEDFRKIVIAYEPIWAIGTGKTATAEQAEEIHAYIRSIIAEKYGQAVADDTTILYGGSCKASNAPELFAKPDIDGGLIGGASLKAADFKGIIDAFK from the coding sequence ATGAAAAAAGCGATAGTCAATCTGTGTCGCCTGCTTTTAGCGGCGGTCTTTATCCTTTCAGGATTCGTCAAGGCCGTAGACCCGCTGGGTACGCTATACAAGATGCAAGACTATCTGCAGGCCATGGATCTGGGCGGGTGGCTGCCCGACTTGGCATTATTGGCCTTCGCCGTAGGACTGTCGGCATTGGAGTTCTGTCTGGGAATCTTCATGCTGTTTGCCATCAGGCGCAGGCTCACATCCAGGACAATGGTGATTGTTCTGGCTATCATGACATCACTGACACTATGGCTGGCACTGACCGACCCCATCAGCGACTGCGGATGCTTTGGCGATGCGCTCGTATTGACCAACTGGCAGACGTTCTGGAAGAACATCATTCTTCTGACCGCAGCACTCGTCGTTGCAAAATGGCCCTTCGGGATGATTCGATTCATCAGCAAGTCAAACCAATGGATTGTCATCAATTACTCGTTACTGTTTATCCTGATTATCTCAGGATGGAGCCTGTACGACAGACCGCAGTTTGACTTCCGTCCCTATCACGAGGGAACAGACTTGCGTGAAGGATGGAACCTGATGATGGAGGGCAACGAGTCGCCCTACGCTGACTTCTTCATAGAGAAGGCCGATAACGGGGAGGATATCACGGAACAGGTGCTCAACAACGAAGGCTACACCTTTCTGCTGATTGCGCCCTGGCTGGAGAAAGCCGACGATTCGCAACTGGACTTGATAAACCAGGTCTACGAGTATGCAGAAGACAATGACTATCTGTTCTATTGCCTGACAGCCAGCGGAGAATCGGGCATCAGCCTTTGGCGCGACATCACAGGTGCCGACTACCCATTCTGCCAGACCGACGGGACAGTACTGAAGACGATGATCAGAAGTAATCCCGGACTGCTGTTGCTGAAAGACGGCAAGGTGATACGTAAATGGAGCCATAACAGGCTGCCCGATGAATATGACCTGGCACGACCTCTGGAGGAACTGGAGTTAGGACAGGCAGCCGGCAATACGATGGGCCGCCATATCGCTGAGGTGATGCTTTGGTTTGTATTACCATTGTTACTGCTCTCCATCACTGACCGGTTGTGGATGTGGTCCAAATGGATAAGGAAACGAAAAAATAGTAATTCTATTAATAAAAAAGAAGTAAAAATGAGAAAGAAAATTGTTGCAGGAAACTGGAAGATGAACATGAATCTCCAGGATGGTATTGCTCTGGCAAAGGAGCTGAACGAGACATTGAAGGCTGAGAAGCCCAACTGTGGTGTAGTTATCTGCACACCATTCATCCACCTCGCTTCTATTGCACAGTTCCTCGACCAGAACATCATCGGCCTGGGTGCAGAGAACTGCGCAGACAAGGAGAAGGGTGCTTTCACTGGTGAGGTTTCTGCCGAGATGGTAAAGAGCACTGGTGCTCAGTATGTCATCCTGGGTCACTCTGAGCGTCGTGAGTACTACAAGGAGACTCCCGAGATCCTGAAGGAGAAGGTGCTGCTGGCTCAGAAGAACGACCTGAAGGTTATCTTCTGTATCGGTGAGTCACTCGAGGAGCGCGAGGCAGGCAAGCAGAACGAGGTCGTTAAGGCTGAGCTTGAGGGTAGCGTATTCAACCTCTCTGAGGAGGATTTCCGCAAGATCGTTATCGCCTACGAGCCAATCTGGGCTATCGGTACCGGTAAGACTGCTACTGCTGAGCAGGCAGAGGAGATTCACGCTTACATCCGTTCAATCATCGCTGAGAAGTACGGTCAGGCTGTTGCCGACGACACCACTATCCTCTATGGTGGTTCTTGCAAGGCAAGCAACGCTCCTGAGCTCTTTGCTAAGCCCGACATCGACGGTGGTCTGATCGGTGGTGCTTCTCTGAAGGCTGCTGATTTCAAGGGTATCATCGATGCCTTTAAGTAA
- a CDS encoding DUF1599 domain-containing protein: MDRFEKTNAEFEAAIAECRDMFSKKLHDYKASWRILRPSSLTDQLFIKAKRIRSLEIKQESLVGEGIRPEFVALINYGIVGLIQLEKGFADTVDMDNEAAMALYDHYAHEALELMKRKNHDYDEAWRGMRVSSYTDLILTKIERIKEIENLSGKTLVSEGIDANYMDIINYAVFGLIKLGE, from the coding sequence ATGGATAGATTTGAAAAGACAAACGCAGAATTTGAGGCCGCCATTGCCGAATGCCGTGACATGTTTTCCAAGAAACTGCACGACTACAAGGCGTCTTGGCGCATTTTGCGTCCATCATCGCTTACTGACCAACTGTTTATCAAGGCTAAGCGTATCCGCTCACTGGAAATCAAGCAGGAGTCACTGGTTGGCGAAGGTATCAGACCTGAATTCGTGGCGCTGATTAACTACGGCATCGTAGGATTGATACAATTGGAGAAAGGTTTTGCCGATACGGTGGATATGGACAATGAGGCCGCCATGGCACTCTATGACCATTATGCCCATGAGGCCCTGGAACTGATGAAACGCAAGAACCACGACTATGACGAGGCGTGGCGCGGCATGCGTGTAAGCAGCTACACAGACCTGATACTCACCAAGATTGAGCGTATCAAGGAGATAGAGAACCTGAGCGGAAAGACTCTCGTCAGCGAGGGTATTGACGCTAACTATATGGATATCATCAACTACGCGGTCTTCGGACTGATTAAGTTGGGAGAATGA
- a CDS encoding CCA tRNA nucleotidyltransferase: protein MKLYSDEELAEILDQNIFHQISEAADRLGLECYVVGGYVRDIFLERPSNDIDVVVVGSGISVAQELKHMLGRKAHLSVFKNFGTAQVKFHDTEVEFVGARKESYSHDSRKPIVENGTLEDDQNRRDFTINAMAICLNKSRFGELVDPFNGLADLEDGIIATPLEPGITFSDDPLRMMRCIRFATQLNFQIEDETFEALERMADRIKIVSGERIEVELNKIIMSPHPSKGFVDLQRSGLLSIILPELAALDIVEQKNGRAHKNNFYHTLEVLENVVAHDGGLWLRWGALLHDIGKTKSKRWEPSAGWTFHNHNFIGAKMVPEIFRRLKLPMGGEMKYVQKLVDLHMRPQVIADSEVTDSAVRRLLNDAGDDIDDLMTLCEADITSKNEGKKKMFLENFRMVREKLADLQVKDYKRLLQPVIDGNEIMEMFHLQPSREVGTLKQYLKDAVLDNKVENEREPLMKLLMEKAQSMGLKIS, encoded by the coding sequence ATGAAGTTGTATTCTGACGAAGAACTGGCCGAGATATTAGACCAAAATATATTTCATCAAATCAGCGAGGCTGCCGATCGCTTAGGACTGGAGTGCTATGTGGTAGGTGGCTATGTACGCGATATCTTTTTAGAGCGCCCTTCAAATGATATCGATGTGGTTGTGGTGGGTAGCGGTATCTCCGTGGCTCAGGAACTGAAACATATGTTGGGACGCAAGGCCCATCTCTCTGTATTCAAGAATTTCGGAACTGCTCAAGTAAAATTCCACGATACAGAAGTGGAGTTTGTGGGAGCCCGAAAGGAGAGCTATAGCCATGACTCGCGAAAACCCATTGTGGAGAATGGTACGTTGGAGGATGATCAGAATCGTCGTGACTTCACCATCAATGCGATGGCTATTTGCCTGAATAAGAGCCGCTTCGGTGAATTGGTAGACCCCTTCAATGGCTTGGCCGACTTGGAGGATGGTATCATCGCCACTCCTTTGGAGCCGGGTATCACATTCAGTGATGACCCACTGCGTATGATGCGTTGCATCCGTTTTGCCACCCAGTTGAACTTCCAGATTGAGGATGAGACCTTCGAGGCCTTGGAACGCATGGCCGACCGTATCAAGATTGTCAGTGGCGAGCGTATTGAGGTGGAACTCAACAAGATTATCATGTCACCACATCCCAGTAAGGGCTTCGTTGACTTGCAGCGCTCCGGACTCCTGAGTATTATCCTGCCTGAACTGGCTGCTCTCGACATCGTTGAACAGAAAAACGGACGTGCCCATAAGAATAATTTCTATCATACACTGGAAGTGCTTGAGAATGTCGTGGCTCACGATGGAGGCTTATGGCTCCGTTGGGGCGCGCTGCTTCATGATATCGGTAAGACCAAGTCAAAGCGTTGGGAACCATCTGCGGGCTGGACTTTCCATAACCATAATTTTATTGGTGCAAAGATGGTACCCGAGATATTCCGCCGCCTGAAACTGCCAATGGGTGGCGAGATGAAATATGTGCAGAAACTTGTTGACCTCCACATGCGTCCGCAGGTCATTGCCGACAGCGAGGTGACCGATTCTGCTGTCCGTCGTCTGTTGAATGATGCAGGCGATGATATTGACGACCTGATGACACTCTGCGAGGCTGATATCACCTCGAAGAATGAAGGCAAGAAAAAGATGTTCCTGGAGAATTTCCGTATGGTCCGCGAAAAACTGGCTGATCTGCAGGTGAAAGACTATAAGCGCCTGTTGCAGCCTGTTATCGACGGCAATGAAATCATGGAAATGTTCCATCTGCAGCCCTCTCGCGAGGTGGGCACGCTGAAACAGTATCTGAAAGATGCCGTCCTTGACAATAAGGTGGAGAACGAGCGCGAGCCTTTGATGAAACTGTTGATGGAGAAAGCACAATCAATGGGATTGAAGATATCATAA
- a CDS encoding leucine-rich repeat domain-containing protein, with protein sequence METEEKTPFYKQIWFLGGLATLAIFALCFLAINMVGSPDDDDTPEVEMEVIATLQTNEPLIKIAREQGWIDADATEMTSVDAAAVDSIGTIFSGCNLKSFKEFRYFVGLKQIQAEAFAHADQLAEIVIPSQVEDIAYGAFADCPALEAISVDSTNTHYDSRDNCNGIICTWKGTLMLVAGCKNTTIIDRIGYIAPQAFRGCRDLTAVSFPKRMEEIGDSAFMDCVALQEVSLPQGVRFVEPATFMGCKSLQAVTLTKSIERLQKNAFKGCKRLTKIVCPKKYPPIIDEAFDSYDVTVYVPAGLQNKYFSDKFWKFFKDVKESI encoded by the coding sequence ATGGAAACTGAAGAGAAAACACCGTTTTACAAACAAATCTGGTTTTTGGGCGGATTAGCAACACTTGCCATCTTTGCCCTGTGTTTTTTAGCAATCAATATGGTGGGTTCGCCCGATGATGACGACACACCAGAAGTGGAAATGGAGGTCATTGCGACCCTCCAGACAAATGAACCCCTGATAAAAATAGCACGTGAGCAGGGATGGATTGATGCCGACGCTACGGAGATGACAAGCGTTGATGCAGCAGCTGTGGATAGTATAGGTACTATCTTTAGTGGCTGCAACTTGAAGAGCTTCAAGGAGTTTCGCTATTTTGTGGGTCTGAAGCAGATTCAGGCAGAGGCCTTTGCTCATGCAGACCAGTTGGCGGAGATTGTCATCCCTTCTCAAGTGGAAGATATTGCCTATGGCGCCTTTGCCGACTGTCCTGCCTTGGAGGCTATCAGTGTGGATTCCACCAATACACATTATGACTCACGCGACAACTGCAATGGTATTATCTGTACGTGGAAAGGTACGCTGATGCTAGTAGCAGGTTGTAAGAATACTACAATAATTGATCGCATTGGCTATATTGCCCCGCAGGCTTTCCGTGGTTGCAGAGACCTGACAGCTGTTTCCTTCCCCAAACGAATGGAAGAGATTGGTGATTCTGCCTTCATGGACTGTGTGGCTTTGCAGGAGGTCTCACTGCCTCAGGGCGTTCGTTTTGTTGAACCAGCTACCTTTATGGGATGCAAATCTTTACAAGCCGTTACCCTTACTAAAAGCATTGAACGCCTTCAGAAGAATGCCTTCAAAGGTTGCAAGCGTCTGACTAAGATTGTGTGTCCCAAGAAGTATCCGCCCATCATCGATGAAGCCTTCGATTCCTACGACGTAACAGTATATGTGCCTGCAGGTCTGCAAAACAAATACTTCTCGGATAAGTTCTGGAAGTTCTTTAAGGATGTTAAGGAATCTATATAG
- a CDS encoding SPOR domain-containing protein: MKTGLLQSIIKKVIVILPFYLFTFLPLTAQTFTQRIQKTTAGEGTITIHQDTAIDELVNGPVSPAKPAPAPKKTTPAPVKPVTKAKDTPVMQIKDTTVSHSQQETETDSTQITPKRVFKTVGYRVQVFAGGNTRQDRQRAEQAGRSLRTLFPGEEVYVHFYSPRWICRLGNYRTYEEAHEKMLEVRKLGYDAATVVKGKITVTESIK; encoded by the coding sequence ATGAAAACAGGATTATTGCAATCTATTATTAAAAAGGTAATAGTCATTTTACCCTTTTACCTTTTTACTTTTTTACCTTTAACCGCACAGACTTTCACCCAGCGCATACAGAAGACTACGGCTGGTGAAGGTACTATAACCATTCATCAGGATACAGCCATCGATGAACTGGTCAACGGTCCGGTATCCCCTGCGAAGCCCGCACCGGCTCCAAAGAAGACGACACCTGCACCCGTCAAACCTGTCACAAAGGCAAAAGACACACCTGTCATGCAAATCAAAGACACGACAGTCAGTCATAGTCAGCAAGAGACAGAGACCGACAGCACACAGATTACCCCAAAGCGTGTATTCAAGACTGTAGGCTACAGAGTACAGGTATTTGCAGGAGGCAACACACGCCAGGACAGGCAAAGAGCCGAACAGGCCGGACGTTCACTCAGGACACTCTTCCCAGGCGAGGAAGTTTATGTTCACTTCTATTCTCCACGATGGATTTGCCGGTTAGGCAACTACCGCACTTATGAGGAAGCCCACGAAAAGATGCTGGAAGTACGAAAACTGGGCTACGACGCTGCTACAGTCGTCAAAGGAAAAATCACCGTCACAGAATCTATAAAATGA